The genome window CCTACAACTTTTTCGTCTTTATTGATAACAGGCGCACCTCTTATTGCCTCCTTGTAGAAGATCATGGAGGCCTCTCTTAAGCTAGTTTCCGGCTTTAACGCAATTAGTTTCTTGGAGATAAGATTTTTTACTTTCTCCTTTGGAATACTTATCATTCTTTTTACATCTACTACGATTTCTTTACTGTTCTCATCTAAGTGCAATACTAATCCTTCTATAACTAACCTACTATAGGGTGTAGGACCCAATCTTACGGCATCTCCTATTTTTAATTTTCGTAGATCTCCCTCTACCTTTAGGAGAACCCTATTTGCCGAAGGATTAGTAATATCAATTATTTCAATATTTTCTACTTTTATATCAGTTTCTATCATTCCTTTATAGAGATTTAGCTTATCCAGTATTGGAGTTAATGTAGGATTACTGATAATTTCATACGCTTTTAGTGTTGGCATATAGCCTCCATTAGGTCCTGGTTTAGATTCTACTAGACCTAATACCTTTAAGCTTAGTATAATGTTTCTAACCGTTCCCTCATCTTTTCCTATAATATCAGCTACTTCCTTACTTTTTATCATTCTTTTTTGCCTATTATAAAGATCTGTAAGGGCTAACAATATTTCCCTTTGTGTAGGCGAGAGATTCTGCATAACTCAATTATAATTTATTTAGTAGTTTAAAATATCTATGCTTATACCTTTATACCTAAAACCTTATTCAAAATCTTCTTATTTACGTTAAATACCTCTTTAGCTATTAACGCGACATAATTAGCTTTTGGTAAAGGATACTCAATACCTATTGATATAGCTATAGCCTTTTTAGTAGCAATATAAGTTAGCCTATCCCTCACTATTCCCTCAGCTATACCTTCTGCGAGCTTAAATGCAGTATAAAATCTTGAGAAACTTCTTGAAGTATGCTTTATTTCGTCCTTTTCTGAACTGTTTAGATTTCTTAGTGATTTATACATTTTATCTTCTGATTCAAAAGAAAATATTATTTTGGTAAATGTTGTTCTTAATGCTCTAGCTAATACCTCTTTGTTATTACCAGACTTCTCAAAGGCTTCATTTACATTTCCATTTATGATTAACTTTGAGATCTTATCGTAGTCTTCCTCTCTAGATAATAATTTATCAAATATTTCTTTATTATCTTCAAAAAGACCTAGTCCATATTTTCCTACCACAAACAAGCTTATTAGCTCCTTCTCATATAATCCATCCGCATTAAACCCTCTAAAAGGCTTAAGATTTTTCTTAGTGTAAGCATTTTTAACGATTTCAATAACATCTTCTCGACTCAATGATTCCCAACTTTGCATTAATAAACTCCAAATGTCAGTAAGTACTTTTATCCTCTCTCTGTAAATTTCCTTTACCATTCCTGACTACCTCGTTAAGTTTATGTGCACATTTCTTTATAAGGTATACTATATTAAGTAGTTTATCATGAGTTCAGAAACAGAGGATAATTTAAAGCCAAATATTGTGCTTCTTTCAACTTCTGATCTAGAGCAAGAAATAAGACAACTAACAGAGGAACTAAAGAGCATGAAAGATGATAATGAGGAAGAGCATAAAAAAATCTATGTTATGATCGATAATATAGCGAGAACTTTAAACTGGATTAATATAGCAAAATCTCAAAGCATATGGAAATCAAAAACCTGCAAACATGCTATAAACTTTGTATGCCAAGCATGGAATATAAGCGATGAAAATAAGCTTGGAATTCCCAGTGATGTAATAGTAGTAAATAATGATGGTACTAAAAGAGTTGTTGTATCTAAATTTTCAGAAATATGCATTGCATGCCCACTATACGAACCTAGAAGAAGTTGATAACACTTTATCAAATGCTTTGTCAAGTAATTTTTTAAGTTTCTGTACATTTTCATTTTCCAATATGTTTTCTATATTTACGTTTCCTAATAGTTCTAATAAAGCCTCACTTATATCATTGATTATTATTTTAACTATCTCATAATATTCCTCCTCATTAGCAATTTCAATACACTTCTCTATTATTTCATCACTCGGATGCGTAGTTCCCTTTAAGTATTTAGTAATTGCTGCTGGAGTTATACCAAGCTCCTCAGCAAGTTCTTTTTTGCTTCTGTTTTGCAAAAGAATGTGGATAATGTGTAGTCTAGCATCTTTCCCCAGATTATGAATTGCCTTTTCCATCGTAGAATGAATTCAATTATAAAATTTAATAAGCAGTAAGAGTTATGTCCCTTAAATGAAAGCTGTGGTATTTAATTTAGGTATTACAATAAATGATGTTCCAGAAAAACAAGTTAATAGAGATTATGTATTATTAAAGCCAAAAAGAGTGTTAGTAAATGGATTAGAAAACTCAATATATGTAGGGTTATTATGGATAGAACCAACTAGAATACTAGGTTCAACTGGAATAGGTAGAGTTGAAAGCGTTGGATTAGATATTGACAAGAGTTTAGAAGGAAAATTAGTTCTCGTCTTACCATATTCTCAGACGTACGGAGGGATTGGGACTGAGATAGATGGTATTTTGGCAGAAAAGGCTACCGTACCTTTAGACAGTATAGTAATCCTTCCTCAATCTAATTTCAATGAGAAATATGTACTTTATCCTTACGTGAGTTTTGCATTACAATTACCTAAATATATTAACAGTGGCAATACCCTAATAATAGGTAGTGGACTTTACGGAATAATCTCCGCCCTTTATTTAAGAGATATAGTCAGTAAAGTTGCTGTATATAGAGAGGATGGGATTAATCCACATATAGTAGGGGTTGAGGAGATTCGACATCTTTCTCAAGAGTGGGATAATATAATAATTACAACCTTTAGGTCTTGGATCAGAGCTTTCGTAGACGACATTTCTAAATCAAATACTAAGATAATAATGCCTAAGTTGATGAATACATGGCCAATAGTTTCATCTACCAAAGCGATATTTATTCCTCCTAAAGAAGTTGATGGTGTTCTTGAATTTATAGACAAAAAAATCACCGATAAATTATTTAACGAGATTGTATCATTTTCCAATGATCTTTTGGCTTCTTTTCCATCACCAAAGGCTGGGGTAATAATAAATGTTGAAGAAGTTTTTAAGTAGAGAGCTCTTGTTTTATTGTATCTCCTAATCTCTTAATTCCCTCTACTATCTCTTCTCTCTTAGGAAAACTGAAATTTATCCTCATGGTGTTCTTTCCGCTATAGTCGGCATAAAAGCTAGAACCCGGTACATAAGCTACACCTCTTTGTAAAGCTTTTTCTAGCATCTTAGTGGTATCTATTTTTTGTGGTAGCCAAGCAAATACAAACATTCCACCGACTGGCTTTGTCCACCTAGCATCCTTGGGGAAATAAGTTTCGATAGCCTCTAACATTATGTCTCTCTTTTCCTTATATACTCTCCTTATCTTAGGTAAATTATTTTGAATTATACCTCTCCTTATAGCCTCCATTGCGATATATTGTGATAATGAAGGTGTATGTAAATCAACATTTTGTTTGTATAATTCCATTTCCCTAATGAAATCTTCATGAGCAACTACCCATCCTAATCTTAAACCTGGTGCAAGTATCTTACTAAATGTGCTAGTATAAATTACTCTTCCTTCTTTGTCAAAGGCCTTAATTGGTGGAGGACTCTCTCCCTCGAACACTAAAAACCCATAAGCATCGTCCTCAAAAATTAGGAAATCATATTTTGATGCAATTTCCAAGAGTCTTTTCCTATCTTCTGTACTTATTGTCGTACCTGCTGGATTCTGGGCTGTTGGTATTACATACATTAACTTGATTTTTTTACCATCGTTATGTGTATTTCTTATTTTTCTTTCTAACTCATCCAGATCTGGTCCTCTTTCCGTTACGGTGACCGATATGAAATTCGGTTTTCTGGTTCGCATTGCATTTAAAGCAGCTAAATAAGTTGGTGCTTCGACTATCACATTGTCTGCAGGATCTATTAATATATTAAATAGCATGAAAAGTGATTCTTGGCTTCCTACCGTGACAAATATATTTCTTTCGTCTATTCCACCAATTCCCCTTAATCGAGATAAGTTCACTAGTTCTTTTCTAAATTCAGATATTCCAGAAGTTGCAGTATATTGTAATGCTTTATCAGCACTATTCAATAAAACATCATCTACTATTTTTTTGATCTCTTCTACCGGAAAAGTCTGAGGATCAGGTAAACCGCCCGCAAGGCTAATTACATTTCTACCTTCGGTTAACTTTAATAAATCTCTTATTTCTGATGTGCGTAAATACTTGGTTTCGTTGGATAAAAATCTCTCAAACATGAAGGTCAATTTTTAATTGGCCCCGATAGTTAATATTTTTATGGATTATTGGTTAGCGGAAATTATAACTATAGGTAATGAAGTATTAAGTGGAAAGACTGTAAATACTAATGCTTCACATATCGGTCGTAGACTTACATCATTAGGGTTCACCGTGAGAAGAATAACTGTAATTATGGATGATGCAGACGAAATTGCATCAGCCTTCAGAGAGGCAATAGATAGGAGGCCGAAAGTCATAATATCTTCTGGTGGTCTTGGGCCTACATGGGATGACAAGACAGCGGAAGGGCTGGCGAAGGCATTGGGAGTTGATTTGGAGTTAAATAAAACAGCCTTTAATATGATTCTGGAAAAGTATACCAAAAGAAATATTCCTCTTACGGAAGAGAGGAAGAAAATGGCTTATATGCCGTATGGCGCTATTCCCGTTGAAAATAATGAGGGAATAGCTCCTGGGATTTATATTTATCACAATAACATTGATATATTAGCTGTACCAGGTGTACCTAGAGAGATGGAAAACGTATTAGAGAATTTTATAAACAAAATGCTAAGGAATAAGCCTAATTTGAAATATCTGGAGGACTTCATATACGTTGAGAACGTGATGGAATCTGCATTGGCACCATATGTTAAGGAACTGGTGAAAAAATATGATATTTATATAAAAACACATCCAAAAAGTTATGAGTTGTCACGCCCTATACTAGAAATACAGATAGCGGGAAGCGGGAGAGAGGAGGAAGAAATTAAAGCAAAAATAGAAAAAGTAAAAAATGAATTAGTAGATGTTATAAAGAAATTAAACGGAATTATAAGAAATTCTTTATGATATCAGATAACAATGACGGATTCTCGAAATTAAGAAAGTGACCATAGCCTTCTATAGTTTTCAATTCCACATTTTTCATGTTATTCTTAAATACATTTATATTTGTTATTAATCCGTCATAAGATCCGTACACTAGAAGAGTGTTAACGTTTATTTTCTTGAGTTCGTCTGAATAGTCTTTTGCCTTCAATAACCCTTCTACTGCGTTTTTATAACCTATTGGCGTTGTTTCTTCATATACTTCTAAAAGAGAATTCCATGCATGATAGTTACTTACTAATGTATCTGCAAACTCTTTATGTAATCTTCTATATTCTGCTAAGGCTCTTAATCCGAAATTCACTGCTATTCTTACATACTTCTCATAAACTTCTGGGGATGGTGCTTTATATAAAGCACCAACTAATATTAATTTCTCCACTGGATATTTTAAAGCATAGTCTATTGCAATTAAAGAACCTATTGAATGTCCTACTAATATTGGTTTTTCTATACCTAGTTGAACTAATAAACTTCTTAAATCACTGGAGTGATCTTCGATACTATAAGGCGAATTTGGAGCTGAAGATCTGCCATGTCCTCTTAAGTCGTAGGCAACTACAGTACTATCTAATGTCAATTTTGGAATAACAAATTTCCAGCTCTTATAGCTTCCTGCTAAATGGTGGATTAGTACAAGCGGTTTTCCATTCCCTCTTACTTCATAATATAGCCGAATATCATTTGTAATTATAAAGGGAATTTAGTATCACCTCGTCTATTATCTTTGATTGTGAAGTTTTTTAGCTATTTGTGAAATACATAATTCAGCAATTACTGTAGGATATTCGATACCAAATTTTATTAATATGTCAGGGTTAACTTCACCTATTATTCCCATTTTTTCGTTCTCATAAACTATAGACGCTGAACGCCCTTCGATGAAAATGTTATTATTTTCTTCCTTATAAGTTACTTCCAAGCCTAAGGATTTTAGAATGTAATGGATTGGTGCTTGTATGTCCTCATAGCTTACCTCGTTGTCCATTATTGCATACGTAGCTCTTTTATCATTTCTAAATCCTGTATCTGTAGAAGAGTCATAAATTACCACATCTCCAGTCTCAAAAACTCTAATAGGGAATTTCGCATGTTGATTTTTAGATAGGAAATCTAATATTACCGGAATTAGCGAATCCCTTACTGCATTATATTCCTCAGTAATAGGATTGAGAATTTTTACATATTCATTACTGAGTAGCTTTCTATCTTTAATCAATACGAAGTTAAATATTTCTACAAATCCTGCTCCGATACCTAGTTCTCTTATTTTCCTTTCTACCAATGTTATGTAATCATAAGAACCGTAATTAATTGAAATATACTTATTAGGTTCTAGGTTATTATAACCGATACTCATTGCAATATCCTCTACTACGTCAATTTCATTTAGAATATCTACCCTATATTGAGGCACAGTTACTCTTATAACTCCGTTTTCTATGTCGCAATTCATTCTCATCCTCATAATATGTTTACATATCTCTTCTTCACTAATTTTAATTCCTAAAACTCTCTTTACATAGTCCTCTCTAACGTTCTGAATCTTATGTATAAGCAAGGGAGAGGATGATTGAGAAGAATTAGTAGATTTTAAAACTTTTACTCTTCCTATAGTCCCTCCTGCTTCTGCTAAGTTTGAAACAATTATATCCAGAGTTTGTGCAACGGCTTCAAATGAAGTTCCAGTTACATCTATAAAGAAATCCTCTGTGCTTTCATCCAGTTTGGTTTTATTAGAGTTGATTATTGGAGGTATACTCAATACTTCTCCATTTTCTTGGACTATAGCTGGGGATACTCCATTAGCTATTGAGATATTTCCATAAAGTTTTCCTTGCTCAGTTTTATCTAATATCTCGCTAATTGTGAGTTCTTTATTTCCATACAATGGAATAAATTTATAGGAAAGAGGAACTTCCTTATATTCTATCGTCTTCGTATCTACTTTCCTTAGATCATGTATACCTATTGCTACCTTTTTTCTCTTTCTTCCTATAGTACCATGAAGTTTTTCTTGAAACTGTATCAATTCTTCAAGGTCTATTTTAGCGTTATAGACTACAGCAGCTAATGCATAAGGCCTTGTTCTAACATGATCGACAATCAGAGTATATTCCGTATCTATAACATTATATTTTGCTTCGCCTAGCTCTTTTTCTAATAAACCTTTGATCGCTCTAGCTATTCCATCAGAGGAAAGTAGATCTAGTCGATCAGCGTTTATTTCTATTTCAATATTACTTTCATCGATAGGTTTCACTTCTGATTTTAAGTTAAACAATAGATCCTCTAGTTTCTGTTGACCAATACGTATTTTATCTAATAATTTATATTTATTTAATATTATAGTTACCATTTATATCACTCTATTTTCACTTTTACATCTCTTATATATTCTATATTATTCGAGTAAAGTAGTCTAATATCACTAATGTTCAGAAAACTCATAGCAAGCCTTTCAATTCCGATTCCCCAGGCTCCAGCCATGCTGTGTATTCCAACCGAACTTAATATTTCTGGCCTTAACAGTCCGGCTCCACACATCTCCACCCAGCCTAATTTTTCTAGATATCCGTAAACTTCTACGCTAGGTTCTGTAAATGGGAAGTATGCTGGTTTAAATTTAATTTCTTTAATTCCTAACCTATAAAATATTTCCTTCAGAACACCTAATAAGTCTCTAAACGTGAAATTATCATCTATAACTACACCATCTAATTGGTGAAACTCTATCAAATGAGTCGCGTCTATTGCATCTGGTCTGAAGACTTTACCTAAAGTAAACACTTTTTGAGGAGCCTTTGGTCTTGAGGCTAGGAGCCTCGCAGTAGTTGCAGTAGTTTGACTTCTTAACATTAACCTTAGCGTAATATCTTGTTTCCACTCATACTTCCAGAATTTCTCGTGAATCTCCTTTACATTATTTAACAACTCTTTATCCTCTATTTTTCCCAAACCTTCTACTGAAAAGCTATCGTGAATTTCCCTGGCGGGATGATCTTGCGGTTGGAATAGAAGGTCAAAATTATAAAATTCCATTTCAATATAACCTGTATTAATCTCTTTAAATCCTAAGCTAATCATAATATCCTTAACTTTTTCTAGGAATTCTTTAAAATAGTGTTTTTTACTAATAGTATAATAGGGAGGAAATGCTTCTACATTATACTTTCTAAGTTTATACTTTTTCCACTCTCCACTAACTATCATTTCTCTATTAAGATTTGAAATCCCTACCTCAAACTCTTTAGGTTCTTTTATTAACTCTATGTTTACTACTTTCCTTTCCTTTTCTTCTATGAGCCCCCTTTTTTTAAGCAAGTTTATTGTATTAGTATCAGCTTTTTCGAGATTTGACAGAGCAAGATACTCAGGTGACGTGTAAGTTTTTACTTTAGGTATTACTTTTCCTTCTTTTATCTCTATTAATCCTTTTCTCCTTGCCCAACTGATTGCAATATTAAAGTCCTCATCAAGAATATTTTTTATCTCGTTTAGATCTTTTTCTTGTCCATTTAATGTATTTATTAAAATGTCTTCGGGCAATCCGCTTTCCTTTCTTTTCCTTCCCTCTTCAGTCAATATGTAGTATTTTTCAGATTTTATCTCTGTTTTTACATACCCCTTTTCTCTCAGTAGCTCGATTAAACTTAATACCGAACTTTCTGGAATACCTATTTTTGTCGCAATTTCTAGAGAAGTTGCTCTTTTAAGATCCCTTAAAAAAAATAATATCTTAGCTTCGTTCTCACTTAACATCAATATCACAACGTTATAGTTTGACCGGGCTGTAGCACTATGGGATTATATCCTTTAGTTTTAACTAGTTTAACGAAGTCATTTACGTCAACTTTAATTAAATCCCAAGTATTATAGTGTATTGGTATTACGCCTTTTTTGGGCTTAATAAACTCGACGCTTATTGATGCTTGATAAGGATCCATCGTGAATCTTCCGCCAATAGGTAATAGTGCGTAATCAGGCTTAAATACTTCTCCAATTAATTTCATATCCTCAAATAATCCAGTATCCCCTGCATGATATACGGTAATTCCTTCTGCAGATACTATTGCACCAGTTGGATCGCTATGTGTGCTTGAATGTACAGCTTTAGTTAATGCTAGCTTTATTCCATCCACTTCTACAAATCCCCCTACATTAGCTGGTATAATGCTTTCCTCGGATATCTTGTAGGTCTCTGCCAAATATGCTTCTAGATCGTAAGTTGCATAGAGTTTTGCTTTAGGATTCATTTTTAATAACTCTACAGTATCTCCTAAGTGATCGTAGTGGTCATGAGTTACAATTATAATGTCCAAATTATTTTTAAAATAGTCTATTTTTACCGGGCTTAATGGGTTATTCTTTATCATCGGGTCTATTATTATATTCTTATTTCCAAATGTTAACAAGGTTGCAGCATGGCCTAACCATCTTAACTGTGCCATACAAAAGATTTTTATGAGAAAAAAATAAAGCTTATACCCCGAAAACTACATTCATGACTGAGGACGAACTTAATAAGCTCTTATTAGCAGGGAAAATTGCAGCTAAGGCAAGAGATGAGGTTTCCTTAAACATTAAAGCGAATGCAAAAGTTTTAGATATTTGTGAAGAGGTCGAGAATATAATAATCGAAAATAAGGCGTTTCCATCGTTCCCATGCAATATATCCATTAATTCAGAAGCAGCTCATTATAGTCCAGTTATAAACGATGAAAAGAGAATCCCAGAAGGTGCAGTAGTTAAGTTAGATTTAGGAGCTCATATTGATGGATATATTAGTGATACCGCCACTACAATCAGTTTAGATGCTAAGTATCAAAGGTTGTTAGACGCTTCTAAAGCCGCTCTTGAAGCTGCAATTGCCAATTTTAAGGCTGGATTAAGTGTAGGTGAGATAGGTAAAGTTATTGAAAGAATGATAAGAGCTCAAGGCTATAAGCCGATAAGGAACCTAGGGGGACATCTTATAAGGCGCTATGAACTTCACGCCGGCGTCTTTATACCCAATGTCCATGAAAGGGGATTTGGAGTTATACAATCTGATTCTGTTTACGCTATAGAACCATTCGCTACCGATGGTGGTGGTGAGGTAATAGAAGGAAAAGATGTTACGATATATTCTTTAAAAAATCCTAATGTAAAAGGCCTTTCTGCCAAGGAGAATGAACTTCTAAATTTTATATACACGCATTTCAATTATCTGCCATTTTCAGAGAGATGGCTTAAGGAATTTTCTACAAATGTCGACGAATTAAGAAATAATATAAAAAATTTAGTTAAAAAAGGTGGATTAAGGGGATATCCTATCTTACTTGAGATAAAAAAAGGCGTTGTTTCCCAGTTTGAACACACTGTTATAGTCAAGGGTAATTCAATTATAGTATCTACAAAGTCCCTTTGAAAAAAGTTTAATTAATTCGAATGAGTAAAGGTTAGCGATAAAAATGAGTTTAATTGCTTTAGCACAAACATCTTTAAATCAAGCAAGTTCTCTTTACTACGTTTTAACGTATGTACTATTCTTTGTTTTATTATTTCTACTATATTTACCTGGTGTTAATACAAGGCTAACTGTATCGATGCTAGCTAGAGGTATAGAAGGTCAGCTAAGTATGATTGAAAAATACTTGAATGAGTCCAAGAGTAAAATGGAGCAGCTATTAAAAGAAAGAGGTGTTCAAGATCCAAAACCATTTATTGAAAGAGTGTCTGAAATGTTTATAATAGATCCAGTAAATGTAGAGCCAACGGATATAATAAGTAGAATGAGATTACTACTTAGAAGTGGAGAAGATAAGATAAGAGACCTTATAACGCTTATGGTTCCAAATATAGACAATGTTAATAGAAGTAAATTGGAAGTCTCTGCAGAAGTAGTGAATTCGTTAAATCTAATATACAAAATAGTAAGGCATTACTTAATTTTAGCTAAAAAGCTAAATAGTGTGGTTCTCCTATATCAATTACAGTTTGTTGTTCCACAACTTGTCAAGATATCCGAAGCATACTCAAAGGCCATGAATACTTTCATAAGAGGAATACCAGTAGGGGATTCATTAGGTCCGTTAGTGGCGGCTTATCTATTTATGAAGGCTGATAAAAAATGGAATCCTAGTAGAGATACTGTTGCAGGAGAGGTAGAATTTGAAGGTAGAAAATTAGTTGTAATAAAGGCTGAGGGTCCAATGGCTACAGTAGGAAGACCTGGAGAGGCGGTGGAGAATGCTGTAGAGGAGTATAAAGGTAAAGTTACAAGAATCATAACCGTAGACGCTGCGTTGAAATTAGAAGGGGAAAACACTGGGGCTATAGCTGAAGGTACTGGAGTTGCAATGGGTGATCCGGGTCCAGAAAAGATAAGCATAGAGAGGGTTGCCGTAAAATATAACATACCGATAGATGCAGTAATAGTGAAGATGAGTATGGAGGAAGCAATTACCGAGATGAGGAAGGAAATTTATCAGGCTGCATCTAAGGCATTAGAATTAGTAAAGAAGATAATTCTAGAAAGAACTAAACCTGGAGATGTGGTGGTGGTAGTAGGAGTGGGGAATACAGCAGGGGTGGCTCAGTAAATGTCCTCTAACCAACAACAAACTGTAAACGTTTATACGGTAATAAAATGCGTTAATGGGGATTATGAAACGGAAAGATCTTTCCAAGATGGTGATTATGTTCTTAAATTAGTTGGCACTTGTCCAAAAGATGGAGGTAACTTGTATATAGTAGGTATATATGCAGTAGTACCAGAAGAAAAGAAGGGTAGTTAATTTTTTATATGCGTTATGATTAGTTTTTATTGCCCACCCGGCCACAGTGAGCGGGCAACACCCGGACTCATTTCGAACCCGGAAGTTAAGCCGCTCACGTTAGTGGGGCCGTGGATACCGTGAGGATCTGCAGCCCCACTAAGCTGGGATGGGCTTTTATATTTCTCTGATTTTAAGATTAGTCTGAGTTCAATGAAGAAAGTATATGACGAGATTTATGGTTATATTAAACTTGACGATAGAGAGGCGAAGATAATTGACATGCCTGAGCTTCAGCGCTTAAGGAGAATAAAACAGACAAGTTTAGCGTACTTAGTATATCCCGGTGCTACCCACACTAGATTCAGTCACACATTAGGGACCTTTTATCTCACCACAATTTTAGGTGAAAAATTCAAGCAATCAGGAGTAATAACTGATGAAGAGTCAACTTATCTAAAGTACTCTGCATTACTCCATGAT of Sulfolobus sp. E5-1-F contains these proteins:
- a CDS encoding alpha/beta fold hydrolase; the encoded protein is MPFIITNDIRLYYEVRGNGKPLVLIHHLAGSYKSWKFVIPKLTLDSTVVAYDLRGHGRSSAPNSPYSIEDHSSDLRSLLVQLGIEKPILVGHSIGSLIAIDYALKYPVEKLILVGALYKAPSPEVYEKYVRIAVNFGLRALAEYRRLHKEFADTLVSNYHAWNSLLEVYEETTPIGYKNAVEGLLKAKDYSDELKKINVNTLLVYGSYDGLITNINVFKNNMKNVELKTIEGYGHFLNFENPSLLSDIIKNFL
- a CDS encoding helix-turn-helix domain-containing protein, coding for MEKAIHNLGKDARLHIIHILLQNRSKKELAEELGITPAAITKYLKGTTHPSDEIIEKCIEIANEEEYYEIVKIIINDISEALLELLGNVNIENILENENVQKLKKLLDKAFDKVLSTSSRFV
- the pheT gene encoding phenylalanine--tRNA ligase subunit beta — translated: MVTIILNKYKLLDKIRIGQQKLEDLLFNLKSEVKPIDESNIEIEINADRLDLLSSDGIARAIKGLLEKELGEAKYNVIDTEYTLIVDHVRTRPYALAAVVYNAKIDLEELIQFQEKLHGTIGRKRKKVAIGIHDLRKVDTKTIEYKEVPLSYKFIPLYGNKELTISEILDKTEQGKLYGNISIANGVSPAIVQENGEVLSIPPIINSNKTKLDESTEDFFIDVTGTSFEAVAQTLDIIVSNLAEAGGTIGRVKVLKSTNSSQSSSPLLIHKIQNVREDYVKRVLGIKISEEEICKHIMRMRMNCDIENGVIRVTVPQYRVDILNEIDVVEDIAMSIGYNNLEPNKYISINYGSYDYITLVERKIRELGIGAGFVEIFNFVLIKDRKLLSNEYVKILNPITEEYNAVRDSLIPVILDFLSKNQHAKFPIRVFETGDVVIYDSSTDTGFRNDKRATYAIMDNEVSYEDIQAPIHYILKSLGLEVTYKEENNNIFIEGRSASIVYENEKMGIIGEVNPDILIKFGIEYPTVIAELCISQIAKKLHNQR
- a CDS encoding phenylalanine--tRNA ligase subunit alpha, which encodes MLSENEAKILFFLRDLKRATSLEIATKIGIPESSVLSLIELLREKGYVKTEIKSEKYYILTEEGRKRKESGLPEDILINTLNGQEKDLNEIKNILDEDFNIAISWARRKGLIEIKEGKVIPKVKTYTSPEYLALSNLEKADTNTINLLKKRGLIEEKERKVVNIELIKEPKEFEVGISNLNREMIVSGEWKKYKLRKYNVEAFPPYYTISKKHYFKEFLEKVKDIMISLGFKEINTGYIEMEFYNFDLLFQPQDHPAREIHDSFSVEGLGKIEDKELLNNVKEIHEKFWKYEWKQDITLRLMLRSQTTATTARLLASRPKAPQKVFTLGKVFRPDAIDATHLIEFHQLDGVVIDDNFTFRDLLGVLKEIFYRLGIKEIKFKPAYFPFTEPSVEVYGYLEKLGWVEMCGAGLLRPEILSSVGIHSMAGAWGIGIERLAMSFLNISDIRLLYSNNIEYIRDVKVKIE
- a CDS encoding DUF2192 domain-containing protein: MVKEIYRERIKVLTDIWSLLMQSWESLSREDVIEIVKNAYTKKNLKPFRGFNADGLYEKELISLFVVGKYGLGLFEDNKEIFDKLLSREEDYDKISKLIINGNVNEAFEKSGNNKEVLARALRTTFTKIIFSFESEDKMYKSLRNLNSSEKDEIKHTSRSFSRFYTAFKLAEGIAEGIVRDRLTYIATKKAIAISIGIEYPLPKANYVALIAKEVFNVNKKILNKVLGIKV
- a CDS encoding PLP-dependent aminotransferase family protein is translated as MFERFLSNETKYLRTSEIRDLLKLTEGRNVISLAGGLPDPQTFPVEEIKKIVDDVLLNSADKALQYTATSGISEFRKELVNLSRLRGIGGIDERNIFVTVGSQESLFMLFNILIDPADNVIVEAPTYLAALNAMRTRKPNFISVTVTERGPDLDELERKIRNTHNDGKKIKLMYVIPTAQNPAGTTISTEDRKRLLEIASKYDFLIFEDDAYGFLVFEGESPPPIKAFDKEGRVIYTSTFSKILAPGLRLGWVVAHEDFIREMELYKQNVDLHTPSLSQYIAMEAIRRGIIQNNLPKIRRVYKEKRDIMLEAIETYFPKDARWTKPVGGMFVFAWLPQKIDTTKMLEKALQRGVAYVPGSSFYADYSGKNTMRINFSFPKREEIVEGIKRLGDTIKQELST
- a CDS encoding nicotinamide mononucleotide deamidase-related protein; the encoded protein is MDYWLAEIITIGNEVLSGKTVNTNASHIGRRLTSLGFTVRRITVIMDDADEIASAFREAIDRRPKVIISSGGLGPTWDDKTAEGLAKALGVDLELNKTAFNMILEKYTKRNIPLTEERKKMAYMPYGAIPVENNEGIAPGIYIYHNNIDILAVPGVPREMENVLENFINKMLRNKPNLKYLEDFIYVENVMESALAPYVKELVKKYDIYIKTHPKSYELSRPILEIQIAGSGREEEEIKAKIEKVKNELVDVIKKLNGIIRNSL
- a CDS encoding CBS domain-containing protein, with the protein product MQNLSPTQREILLALTDLYNRQKRMIKSKEVADIIGKDEGTVRNIILSLKVLGLVESKPGPNGGYMPTLKAYEIISNPTLTPILDKLNLYKGMIETDIKVENIEIIDITNPSANRVLLKVEGDLRKLKIGDAVRLGPTPYSRLVIEGLVLHLDENSKEIVVDVKRMISIPKEKVKNLISKKLIALKPETSLREASMIFYKEAIRGAPVINKDEKVVGILTTADIIKAFFEGNYTAKVSDYMKTNVISINENEDLLDAIRKMIIYNVGRLLVLDSNNKAVGIVTRTDILRSIAGLEGLWTS
- a CDS encoding zinc-binding alcohol dehydrogenase family protein, whose translation is MKAVVFNLGITINDVPEKQVNRDYVLLKPKRVLVNGLENSIYVGLLWIEPTRILGSTGIGRVESVGLDIDKSLEGKLVLVLPYSQTYGGIGTEIDGILAEKATVPLDSIVILPQSNFNEKYVLYPYVSFALQLPKYINSGNTLIIGSGLYGIISALYLRDIVSKVAVYREDGINPHIVGVEEIRHLSQEWDNIIITTFRSWIRAFVDDISKSNTKIIMPKLMNTWPIVSSTKAIFIPPKEVDGVLEFIDKKITDKLFNEIVSFSNDLLASFPSPKAGVIINVEEVFK